The Niallia alba genome includes a window with the following:
- a CDS encoding FadR/GntR family transcriptional regulator yields the protein MRHKVNESSSKESKLYVDIVNHLREMIDQNGLKPGDKLPSERVLSETLRAGRSSIREALRALELLGLIETRKGEGTFLRDFQGHKLVELISTFILQNDKAKQDVLETKNYIQLNALYIAMEKITQDEIEHLKHWVKEQAISESEFFFQLIKIADNFLVHRLWTILNDYYHSLTIPAKEWKREDYLLLLDSLDRKDQMQLWSVFSHYNNFK from the coding sequence GTGAGACATAAGGTGAATGAATCATCTTCAAAGGAATCCAAGTTATATGTGGATATCGTGAATCATTTACGAGAAATGATTGATCAAAATGGCCTAAAGCCAGGGGACAAGCTTCCATCTGAACGGGTATTAAGCGAAACCCTTCGAGCAGGAAGATCTTCAATTAGAGAAGCTTTAAGGGCATTAGAGCTTTTAGGGCTTATTGAAACGAGAAAAGGAGAAGGTACCTTTCTTCGCGATTTTCAAGGTCATAAATTAGTAGAATTGATCAGTACGTTTATATTGCAGAATGATAAAGCAAAGCAAGACGTTTTGGAGACGAAGAATTATATTCAATTAAATGCTCTTTATATTGCAATGGAAAAAATAACACAAGATGAAATCGAACATTTAAAACATTGGGTGAAAGAACAAGCAATATCAGAGAGCGAATTTTTTTTTCAACTAATTAAAATCGCTGATAATTTCTTGGTTCATCGTTTATGGACGATTTTGAATGACTATTATCACTCGTTAACAATTCCTGCGAAAGAATGGAAGCGAGAGGATTACCTCCTTCTTTTAGATTCATTAGATCGGAAGGATCAAATGCAATTATGGAGTGTGTTTAGTCATTACAATAACTTTAAATGA
- a CDS encoding M24 family metallopeptidase — translation MEKKLDSLANWMKQEEIDFTFLTSTDNIFYFSGFYSDPHERLLALIVFPENDPILVCPAMEKNDAKNAGWSYEIIGYSDTDNPWDTIQSMVQSRTSRTVKVALEMDHMNVTRYQALQNSFPNIKGYVSAEEKINTLRMVKTSDELAKIKEACKWADFAIEVGCNEIAEGKSEMEILASIEYELKKKGIGKMSFSTMVLTGVNGASPHGNPGETKVRKGDLVLFDLGVVVDGYCSDITRTVAFGDINEKQKDIYDTVLKAQLTAIEASKPGVSCATVDLAARNTIKDAGYGDFFPHRLGHGLGISVHEFPSLTETNSLVLQEGMVYTIEPGIYVPNVAGVRIEDDIYVTKEGVEILTKFPKELQIIQ, via the coding sequence ATGGAAAAAAAATTAGATTCTCTAGCAAACTGGATGAAACAAGAAGAAATTGATTTCACATTTTTAACATCAACAGATAATATCTTCTATTTCAGTGGATTTTACAGTGATCCACACGAAAGACTATTAGCATTGATTGTATTTCCAGAAAATGATCCAATATTAGTTTGTCCTGCCATGGAAAAAAATGATGCGAAAAACGCTGGCTGGAGCTATGAAATTATCGGCTATAGCGATACAGACAACCCATGGGACACTATTCAAAGCATGGTTCAAAGTCGTACAAGCCGTACGGTAAAAGTTGCCCTTGAAATGGATCACATGAACGTTACAAGATATCAGGCATTGCAGAATTCTTTCCCTAACATCAAAGGATATGTTTCTGCTGAAGAAAAAATTAATACTTTGCGTATGGTTAAAACTTCGGATGAATTAGCTAAAATAAAAGAGGCTTGTAAATGGGCAGACTTTGCTATAGAAGTTGGCTGCAATGAAATTGCAGAAGGTAAGTCAGAAATGGAAATCCTAGCAAGCATCGAATATGAATTAAAGAAAAAAGGCATCGGTAAAATGTCCTTTTCTACTATGGTACTAACGGGCGTTAATGGCGCTTCTCCTCATGGTAACCCTGGCGAAACAAAAGTAAGAAAAGGAGACTTAGTATTATTTGATTTAGGGGTAGTGGTTGATGGGTACTGCTCTGATATTACTAGAACAGTTGCTTTTGGAGACATTAACGAAAAACAAAAGGACATTTATGACACTGTTTTAAAAGCGCAGCTTACTGCAATCGAAGCCTCTAAGCCAGGCGTTTCATGTGCTACCGTTGACCTTGCTGCTCGTAACACGATAAAAGATGCGGGATATGGAGATTTCTTTCCACATCGTTTAGGTCATGGATTAGGTATTAGTGTTCATGAATTCCCTTCCTTAACGGAAACAAATTCGCTTGTTTTACAAGAAGGCATGGTATATACGATCGAACCTGGAATTTACGTACCGAATGTGGCAGGAGTTCGAATCGAAGATGATATCTATGTTACAAAAGAAGGGGTAGAGATTTTAACAAAATTCCCAAAAGAACTTCAAATCATCCAATAA
- the dnaE gene encoding DNA polymerase III subunit alpha, with product MSFVHLQVSSAYSLLSSTLSIKELVSNAKKQGYRSIALTDRNVMYGAASFYKESLRQGIKPIIGLTVDVISEWEGEKAYPLVLLARNTLGFKNLLKITSAIQTKNPQGIPVKWLKHYAKGLIAISPGWEGEIEQYLLNGNKESAQDTLLLWKSIFEQGHFFLSMQRHGLSLEDSLNEQLRQLAIQEEVKMVATNNVMYLEQEDHFAYECLIAIKNGEKLSDIEQNEWHSDQHYLKNREEMLALFNDLPDILENTWQVGEVCQIEMEGMLATLPKYTVPADKNAQSYLKELCIAGLYERYPVPSNEHKARLEYELEIIGKMNYSDYFLIVWDFMKFARENGVLTGPGRGSAAGSIVAYVLHITDVDPIKYQLLFERFLNPERISMPDIDIDFPDNKRDKVISYVKNKYGELHVAQIITFGTLAAKAALRDVGRAFGLSVKELDELSRMIPSKLGINLKQSYQESIRLQQFVTSSPRNKKLFDTACKIEGLPRHTSTHAAGVVLSQQPLVDIIPIQGGHDDIYLTQYSMEYLEELGLLKMDFLGLRNLSFIESILDMLYKATKKRIDIRKIPIDDPAVFKLLSRGETTGIFQLESEGMRNVLKRLQPTDFEDIVAVNALYRPGPMENIPHYINRKHGKELINYYHPDLEEILSNTYGVIVYQEQIMQIASKMAGFSLGEADLLRRAVSKKQKDILEKEKVHFVKGAKRKGYHEKTANEIYELIVRFANYGFNRSHAVAYSMIAYQLAYLKANYPLYFMAALLTSSLGNTGKILQYIQELKQMNIELSPPSINQSNYFFRVEKNKIRYSLAGIKGIGGNVMREILKVRSQKKFDDLFDFCIRVSPRTINRRVMEMLVYSGSFDEFGVDRATLLASIDVAIQHAQLVHPEDEEQNDLFSEDDFFFKPKYVEVEPLKIEDKLALEKEALGFYLSDHPVSIYKQYQTTLQTTPIIEMELGKKHKSIVYITELNVIRTKKGEPMAFIQLSDQSGDIQGVIFPTVFKKYQSLLISGEMIYLEGKCEERNANKQFVIQIAESMETIVQSLPNKEHKLFIKVMNEKHMVNQKMELLSVMRKFPGTTPVIIHYEETGKSIVLNEEYKISPSKECMAELSALLGADQVILTG from the coding sequence ATGTCTTTTGTACATCTTCAGGTTTCTAGTGCATATAGCCTTTTATCTAGTACTCTTTCCATTAAAGAGCTAGTCAGCAATGCCAAAAAGCAGGGCTATCGTTCTATTGCTTTAACGGATCGTAATGTAATGTATGGGGCAGCCTCTTTTTATAAAGAATCGTTGCGGCAAGGAATAAAACCGATTATTGGACTAACAGTAGATGTAATAAGTGAATGGGAAGGGGAAAAAGCCTATCCATTAGTTCTATTAGCTAGAAATACCCTTGGATTTAAAAATTTATTGAAAATAACAAGTGCTATTCAAACGAAAAATCCACAAGGAATTCCCGTAAAATGGTTAAAGCACTATGCAAAAGGCTTGATAGCTATCTCACCTGGATGGGAAGGTGAGATAGAACAATATCTTTTGAATGGTAACAAGGAATCAGCCCAAGATACTTTATTATTATGGAAGTCCATATTTGAACAAGGACACTTCTTCTTATCTATGCAAAGACACGGCCTTTCTTTGGAAGATAGTTTAAATGAACAATTAAGACAATTGGCTATCCAAGAAGAAGTCAAGATGGTAGCAACCAATAATGTTATGTACCTTGAGCAAGAGGATCATTTTGCATATGAATGCTTAATCGCAATAAAAAACGGTGAGAAGCTATCAGATATTGAGCAAAATGAATGGCATTCTGATCAGCATTATTTAAAAAATAGAGAAGAAATGCTCGCGTTATTTAATGATCTGCCAGATATTTTGGAGAATACGTGGCAAGTGGGAGAAGTATGTCAAATCGAAATGGAGGGCATGCTTGCAACATTGCCTAAATATACTGTTCCTGCGGACAAAAATGCACAAAGTTATTTGAAAGAATTATGTATTGCTGGGTTATATGAGAGATATCCTGTCCCTTCTAATGAACATAAAGCGCGTTTAGAATACGAGCTTGAAATCATTGGGAAAATGAATTACAGTGACTATTTCTTAATTGTTTGGGATTTTATGAAGTTCGCACGGGAAAATGGTGTTTTAACTGGTCCTGGAAGAGGATCTGCTGCTGGGTCAATTGTTGCCTATGTTTTACATATTACAGACGTAGACCCTATTAAGTATCAATTGCTTTTTGAAAGATTTTTAAATCCAGAGAGAATTTCAATGCCAGATATCGATATTGATTTTCCGGATAATAAGAGAGACAAAGTTATTTCATATGTGAAAAATAAATATGGGGAGCTTCACGTTGCACAAATTATTACATTTGGTACGCTGGCTGCTAAAGCTGCCTTGCGAGATGTCGGCCGAGCGTTTGGCTTATCTGTAAAAGAGCTAGATGAACTTTCAAGGATGATTCCATCCAAACTAGGAATCAATCTTAAACAAAGCTATCAAGAATCAATACGTTTGCAACAATTTGTTACATCATCTCCTCGTAATAAAAAACTATTTGATACCGCTTGTAAAATTGAAGGCCTTCCAAGGCATACATCAACACATGCTGCTGGCGTAGTTCTAAGTCAACAGCCACTTGTTGACATTATTCCGATTCAAGGTGGTCATGACGACATTTACTTAACACAATATAGTATGGAATACTTAGAGGAACTTGGTTTATTAAAAATGGATTTTCTTGGTTTAAGAAATCTTTCTTTCATTGAATCAATTCTTGATATGCTATACAAAGCGACAAAGAAAAGGATAGATATAAGAAAAATACCGATCGATGATCCAGCTGTATTCAAGCTTTTGAGTAGGGGAGAGACAACAGGGATTTTTCAATTAGAGTCGGAAGGGATGCGCAATGTATTAAAAAGGTTACAGCCTACTGATTTTGAAGATATTGTAGCCGTTAATGCGCTTTACCGTCCAGGACCTATGGAGAATATTCCTCATTACATTAATAGAAAACATGGTAAAGAGTTGATTAACTATTATCATCCTGATTTAGAAGAAATATTAAGCAACACATATGGAGTTATCGTTTATCAAGAGCAAATTATGCAAATTGCTTCGAAAATGGCTGGTTTTTCACTAGGAGAGGCAGATCTTTTGAGAAGAGCTGTGAGCAAGAAACAAAAAGATATTCTAGAAAAAGAAAAAGTTCATTTCGTAAAAGGTGCCAAAAGAAAAGGATATCACGAAAAAACAGCGAATGAAATATATGAGTTAATTGTGCGATTTGCCAACTATGGTTTTAATAGAAGCCATGCAGTGGCATATAGCATGATTGCTTATCAGCTTGCTTATTTAAAGGCAAACTATCCATTGTATTTTATGGCTGCATTATTGACATCGTCCCTTGGAAACACAGGAAAAATACTTCAGTATATTCAAGAATTAAAACAGATGAATATTGAATTGTCTCCGCCTTCTATTAATCAGAGTAATTACTTTTTCCGCGTGGAAAAAAATAAAATTCGTTATAGCTTAGCGGGTATTAAAGGTATTGGCGGAAATGTAATGAGAGAAATTCTAAAGGTAAGAAGTCAGAAAAAATTTGACGATTTATTTGATTTTTGTATTCGTGTTTCTCCAAGAACAATTAACAGAAGAGTAATGGAAATGCTTGTTTATTCAGGAAGTTTTGATGAATTTGGTGTGGATCGTGCTACTTTGCTGGCGTCCATTGATGTAGCAATACAACATGCACAATTAGTCCATCCAGAGGATGAGGAGCAAAATGATTTATTTAGTGAGGATGATTTCTTTTTTAAACCAAAATATGTGGAAGTAGAACCACTCAAAATAGAAGATAAGTTAGCTTTAGAAAAAGAAGCATTGGGATTTTATTTGTCAGATCACCCAGTGTCTATCTATAAGCAGTATCAGACTACTTTACAAACAACTCCAATCATTGAAATGGAGCTAGGGAAGAAACATAAAAGTATTGTGTATATAACAGAATTAAATGTTATTCGGACAAAAAAAGGGGAGCCTATGGCTTTTATCCAGTTAAGTGACCAAAGCGGAGACATTCAAGGGGTTATTTTTCCAACGGTTTTTAAGAAATATCAAAGCTTGCTTATCTCAGGAGAAATGATTTATTTGGAAGGAAAATGTGAAGAAAGAAATGCAAATAAACAATTTGTTATTCAAATAGCTGAATCGATGGAGACAATTGTCCAATCACTTCCTAATAAAGAGCATAAGTTGTTTATTAAAGTTATGAATGAGAAACATATGGTTAATCAGAAAATGGAACTCCTCTCGGTTATGAGAAAATTCCCGGGAACTACTCCGGTTATTATTCATTATGAAGAAACAGGAAAAAGCATCGTTTTAAACGAAGAATATAAAATTTCTCCAAGTAAGGAATGTATGGCTGAATTATCGGCTTTACTAGGTGCTGATCAAGTTATCCTTACTGGATAA
- the accA gene encoding acetyl-CoA carboxylase carboxyl transferase subunit alpha yields MVGLDFDKPINELKDKIQELKNFSENANVDLSTEIEKLEIRLKKLEKDVYDNMKPWDRVQIARHPNRPTTLDYISHLFTDFIELHGDRGFGDDEAIVGGIAKYKGLPVTIVGHQRGKDTKENIRRNFGMPHPEGYRKALRLMKQADKFNRPIICFIDTKGAYPGKAAEERGQSEAIAKNLFEMASMQVPIVCIVIGEGGSGGALALGVGNHIHMLENSTYSVITPEGAASILWKDAGQAKQAAEKMKITAPDLRKLGIIDSIIREVKGGAHHDIKEQAEQIDEVLYSSLKELTGMTKEELVNHRYAKFKNMGSYLNH; encoded by the coding sequence GTGGTAGGATTAGATTTTGATAAGCCGATTAATGAATTAAAAGATAAAATCCAAGAATTAAAAAACTTCTCTGAAAATGCAAATGTTGATTTGAGTACAGAGATTGAAAAATTGGAAATTCGCTTAAAAAAGCTTGAAAAAGATGTCTATGATAATATGAAACCTTGGGATAGGGTTCAAATTGCTAGACACCCAAATAGACCAACGACACTTGATTACATTTCTCATTTATTCACCGATTTTATCGAATTGCATGGAGATAGAGGTTTTGGAGATGATGAGGCAATCGTAGGTGGTATTGCAAAATATAAAGGTTTGCCAGTAACAATTGTTGGTCACCAAAGAGGGAAAGATACAAAGGAGAATATTCGCAGGAATTTTGGAATGCCACATCCAGAAGGATATCGCAAAGCCCTTCGCTTAATGAAGCAAGCAGACAAGTTTAACCGTCCAATCATATGCTTCATTGATACAAAAGGTGCATACCCTGGTAAAGCTGCAGAAGAAAGAGGACAAAGTGAAGCTATTGCCAAAAATTTATTTGAAATGGCATCTATGCAAGTCCCAATTGTCTGTATCGTAATTGGGGAAGGTGGTAGTGGCGGAGCTTTAGCTCTTGGTGTAGGTAACCATATCCATATGCTTGAGAATTCCACCTATTCAGTAATCACTCCAGAAGGAGCGGCATCTATCTTATGGAAAGATGCTGGTCAGGCGAAACAGGCTGCTGAAAAAATGAAGATTACGGCTCCAGACTTAAGGAAATTGGGTATTATTGATTCGATTATTAGAGAAGTGAAAGGTGGAGCCCACCATGATATAAAAGAACAAGCGGAGCAAATTGACGAAGTTTTATATTCATCCTTAAAAGAATTGACAGGGATGACTAAGGAAGAACTTGTGAATCATCGCTATGCTAAGTTTAAAAATATGGGATCTTATTTAAATCATTAA
- a CDS encoding DHH family phosphoesterase: MKQQILDAIKAFNTIIIHRHVRPDPDAYGSQGGLAEIIKASFPDKKVFTVGEEEISLNFLRKLDTIDDGIYKDALVIVCDTANQERVCDQRYQTGKRLIKIDHHPNDDAYGDIVWVETTASSTSELIYEFYLFGRDQGLKMSDEAARLLYAGIVGDTGRFLYPSTSEKTFHYAGELIKYSFSRTEMYDQMYELDPHIVKLSGYVLQNFEVHANGVASMKLDKEILDQFQATPAQASLLVSSLGTVKGLKAWVFFIEEADQIRVRLRSKGPVINGIAKSYNGGGHPFASGATIYQWEDASKVIRDLEAVCR, translated from the coding sequence ATGAAACAGCAAATACTAGATGCAATTAAAGCGTTTAATACTATCATCATTCATAGACATGTTCGCCCAGATCCTGATGCATATGGATCGCAAGGAGGACTAGCAGAAATTATTAAGGCTTCTTTTCCAGATAAAAAAGTGTTTACAGTAGGCGAAGAAGAAATATCCTTAAACTTTTTACGCAAACTAGATACCATTGATGACGGTATCTATAAGGATGCTTTGGTTATCGTATGTGATACAGCTAATCAAGAGAGGGTTTGTGATCAACGTTATCAAACAGGTAAAAGGCTAATTAAGATTGATCATCATCCAAATGATGATGCATATGGAGATATAGTTTGGGTGGAAACTACTGCTAGTTCAACTAGTGAATTAATTTATGAATTTTATTTGTTTGGAAGAGATCAAGGATTGAAGATGAGTGATGAAGCAGCAAGGCTGTTATATGCTGGGATTGTTGGAGATACAGGGAGATTTCTTTATCCAAGTACCTCAGAAAAAACATTTCATTATGCAGGAGAATTAATCAAATATTCATTTTCCCGAACAGAAATGTATGACCAAATGTATGAGTTAGATCCTCATATTGTAAAGCTAAGTGGCTATGTCCTTCAGAACTTTGAAGTTCATGCAAATGGTGTTGCAAGCATGAAACTAGATAAGGAAATTCTTGATCAATTTCAGGCAACTCCTGCACAGGCATCTTTACTTGTTAGCAGTTTAGGGACTGTGAAAGGTTTAAAAGCATGGGTCTTTTTTATAGAGGAAGCGGATCAAATTCGTGTGCGTTTACGTTCTAAAGGTCCAGTTATTAATGGAATTGCGAAAAGTTATAATGGTGGAGGACATCCATTTGCTTCTGGTGCAACGATTTATCAATGGGAGGATGCAAGTAAAGTAATTAGGGATTTAGAAGCGGTTTGTAGATAG
- the ytrI gene encoding sporulation membrane protein YtrI, whose product MRIPPYYKNRAVQRFFAGMVIGGVISWCIFVFIFGVWQERYSSEIKTQKATIEDLEREKKIWQEEFAAQNKTTEEKLTVENIVVKINNTDKEKYDIKPFNALEMEDAIKEDLSTIIAKDLDMVYKSRALLKKSIENKVVVSDKKRYKFKVTELIIYTTVHVELSVTFGD is encoded by the coding sequence ATGAGAATTCCACCATATTATAAAAATCGGGCAGTACAACGCTTTTTTGCCGGGATGGTCATCGGCGGGGTAATCAGTTGGTGTATTTTTGTCTTTATTTTTGGCGTATGGCAGGAAAGATATAGTTCAGAAATTAAAACACAGAAAGCTACCATTGAAGATTTAGAAAGAGAGAAGAAGATTTGGCAGGAAGAATTTGCTGCTCAAAATAAAACAACAGAAGAAAAGCTGACAGTTGAAAATATCGTTGTAAAAATAAACAATACAGATAAAGAAAAATACGATATCAAACCCTTTAATGCACTCGAAATGGAAGATGCAATTAAAGAAGACTTATCCACCATTATTGCTAAAGACCTTGATATGGTATATAAAAGTCGTGCACTACTAAAAAAATCAATCGAAAACAAGGTTGTTGTCTCCGATAAAAAACGTTACAAATTTAAGGTGACAGAGTTAATTATCTATACAACTGTTCATGTCGAATTAAGTGTAACCTTTGGGGATTAG
- a CDS encoding YtrH family sporulation protein → MNQQPFFPTFIESYFIALGVILGGALLGGLAAFLTGKPLLTEIIRISGIIKIWAIVTAIGGTFDAIDTIEKGIYDAGTKDLFKQILLIVSAFGGAHTGITIIKWITQEYI, encoded by the coding sequence ATGAATCAACAACCATTCTTCCCTACCTTCATCGAAAGCTACTTTATCGCATTAGGGGTTATATTAGGAGGTGCACTTTTAGGAGGGCTCGCTGCTTTCCTAACAGGAAAACCCCTCCTCACAGAAATCATTCGTATTTCCGGTATCATAAAAATTTGGGCAATTGTCACTGCAATTGGTGGTACTTTTGATGCGATTGATACGATTGAAAAAGGAATCTATGATGCTGGAACTAAAGACTTATTCAAACAGATTTTATTAATTGTATCAGCTTTTGGGGGAGCACATACTGGAATAACCATTATTAAATGGATCACACAGGAGTACATTTAA
- a CDS encoding CBS domain-containing protein, which yields MATKHEQILNYIDELQVGEKISVRQIAKALNVSEGTAYRAIKEAENKGYVSTIERVGTIRIERKKKENIEKLTYAEVVNIVDGQVLGGRAGLHKTLNRFVIGAMKLDAMMRYTGAGNLLIIGNRVRAHEHVLKAGAAVLITGGFDTEEHVKRLADELQLPIISTSYDTFTVATMINRAIYDQLIKKEIVLVEDILTPLKDTIYLKTTDNVALWHKYNKETLHGRFPVVDQSLKVQGMITSKDVIGKSMDMTIEKVMTKQPMTVSGKTSVASCSHMMVWEGIEVLPVVDEANKLEGIISRQDVLKALQMNQRQPQIGETIDDIVTKHLLLTKGKNKGETTFSCEVTPQMTNHIGTISYGVFTTIVSEAANRVLRGFKKGDLVVENMTIYFIKPVQMDSVIEIAPKILEVGRKFGKVDVEVFNQGVLVGKAMMMCQLIDRH from the coding sequence TTGGCTACAAAACATGAGCAAATATTAAATTATATTGATGAATTACAAGTAGGAGAAAAAATTTCTGTTCGACAAATTGCAAAAGCGTTAAATGTGAGTGAAGGAACAGCCTATAGAGCAATTAAAGAAGCAGAAAATAAAGGATATGTAAGTACGATTGAAAGAGTCGGTACGATTAGAATCGAACGAAAAAAGAAAGAGAATATTGAGAAATTAACATATGCTGAAGTAGTTAATATTGTGGATGGACAAGTTTTAGGAGGAAGAGCCGGGTTACATAAAACATTAAATCGTTTTGTGATTGGTGCGATGAAATTAGATGCAATGATGCGTTATACAGGTGCTGGTAATCTTTTGATAATTGGAAATCGAGTACGAGCCCATGAACATGTCTTAAAAGCTGGAGCAGCCGTTTTAATAACAGGAGGATTTGATACAGAAGAGCATGTGAAACGTTTAGCAGACGAATTGCAGCTTCCTATCATTTCAACAAGTTATGATACATTTACCGTTGCAACGATGATAAACCGGGCGATCTATGATCAACTGATAAAAAAAGAAATTGTCTTAGTAGAAGATATATTAACTCCACTTAAAGACACAATTTATTTAAAAACAACAGATAATGTCGCTTTATGGCATAAATATAATAAAGAAACATTGCATGGTCGCTTTCCCGTAGTAGATCAAAGTTTAAAAGTACAAGGTATGATTACATCCAAGGATGTTATCGGAAAATCGATGGATATGACTATTGAAAAAGTTATGACGAAACAACCGATGACTGTAAGTGGAAAAACAAGTGTTGCTTCTTGTTCTCATATGATGGTATGGGAAGGAATTGAAGTTTTGCCAGTAGTAGATGAGGCAAATAAATTAGAAGGAATTATTAGTAGACAAGATGTATTAAAAGCGCTCCAAATGAACCAAAGGCAACCTCAAATTGGCGAAACTATTGATGATATTGTAACTAAACATCTATTGTTGACAAAAGGGAAAAACAAAGGAGAAACTACTTTTTCCTGTGAAGTAACGCCGCAAATGACCAATCATATAGGTACCATATCTTATGGTGTGTTTACTACGATAGTATCAGAAGCTGCCAACAGAGTATTAAGAGGCTTTAAAAAAGGTGATTTAGTTGTAGAAAATATGACCATATATTTTATAAAGCCAGTGCAAATGGATAGTGTCATTGAAATTGCACCTAAAATTTTAGAGGTAGGACGGAAATTTGGGAAGGTAGACGTTGAAGTATTTAATCAAGGTGTACTCGTAGGAAAAGCAATGATGATGTGTCAATTAATTGATCGTCATTAA
- the accD gene encoding acetyl-CoA carboxylase, carboxyltransferase subunit beta — translation MIKGIFSKSKKLKYATLPSELSKNEVPEGIMTKCSNCKKIMYTRELQKNHKVCLNCGYHLPMKAYERMNSILDEATFVELNADMKTGNPLQFPGYEDKIAGDIQKTNMNEAVVTGTGEINGMKVVIAVMDSSFRMGSMGSVVGEKITLAIEKADELSVPFIIFTASGGARMQEGVLSLMQMAKTSTALKRFSDNGGLYITIMTHPTTGGVSASFASLGDYNFAEPGALIGFAGRRIIEQTIGEELPKDFQTAEFLLKHGQLDAVIPRLELKDKLSLVLEMHQTGGELEW, via the coding sequence TTGATTAAGGGAATATTTTCGAAATCAAAAAAGCTTAAATATGCAACACTGCCTTCAGAATTATCAAAAAATGAAGTGCCAGAAGGTATTATGACAAAGTGTTCTAATTGTAAGAAAATAATGTATACACGTGAATTACAGAAGAATCATAAGGTTTGTCTAAACTGTGGTTATCATCTGCCAATGAAAGCTTATGAAAGAATGAATAGTATCCTAGACGAAGCAACCTTTGTTGAGTTAAATGCGGATATGAAAACAGGTAATCCTTTACAATTTCCTGGTTATGAAGATAAAATCGCAGGAGATATTCAGAAAACAAATATGAACGAAGCAGTAGTTACTGGTACGGGCGAAATAAATGGAATGAAAGTAGTAATAGCTGTAATGGATTCTTCTTTCCGAATGGGAAGTATGGGATCAGTGGTTGGGGAAAAAATAACCCTTGCTATAGAAAAAGCAGATGAGCTTTCCGTACCATTTATTATTTTTACGGCTTCTGGTGGAGCAAGAATGCAGGAAGGCGTTCTAAGTCTTATGCAAATGGCTAAAACAAGTACTGCATTAAAACGATTTAGTGATAATGGCGGATTATATATTACGATTATGACCCATCCTACAACAGGGGGAGTCTCTGCAAGCTTCGCTTCACTTGGGGATTACAATTTTGCTGAACCAGGCGCATTAATTGGTTTTGCTGGACGTCGGATTATTGAACAAACAATTGGTGAAGAGCTTCCTAAAGACTTCCAAACGGCAGAGTTTTTGCTAAAACATGGTCAACTAGATGCAGTAATACCTAGGTTAGAATTAAAAGATAAACTTAGCTTAGTCCTTGAAATGCATCAAACTGGTGGTGAATTAGAGTGGTAG
- a CDS encoding cupin domain-containing protein, with translation MVKYVDYTDPKIKYSFDVNKSNFFKRDNQNYINVLGEQQLNSLENVSLLDIYLSKDIVVEPHVHQNAAELVYCISGSATVSLLNPFTKKIQNYTITPAQVANVPQGWWHYEIANTNNTHLLAIFNAPTPEAIFGSDLLRLTPPDLMAHTYSMDVNKWKSTISPINKTTILGPSINRNDPRQQHYPTNNYPQQPGYQHPYYVPGHY, from the coding sequence ATGGTTAAATATGTGGATTATACAGATCCAAAAATAAAATATAGTTTCGATGTAAATAAAAGCAATTTTTTTAAAAGGGATAATCAAAATTACATTAATGTTTTAGGCGAACAACAGTTAAATTCGTTGGAAAACGTGTCATTGCTGGATATCTATTTAAGCAAAGATATTGTAGTGGAGCCACATGTTCACCAAAACGCAGCTGAACTCGTTTATTGTATATCCGGATCTGCCACTGTTTCGCTATTAAATCCGTTTACGAAAAAAATTCAAAACTATACAATCACACCTGCCCAAGTAGCGAATGTTCCCCAAGGATGGTGGCATTATGAAATTGCTAATACAAATAATACTCATTTATTAGCTATATTTAATGCACCAACACCTGAAGCAATCTTTGGATCTGATTTACTTCGCCTCACTCCTCCTGATTTAATGGCACATACTTATTCAATGGACGTAAATAAGTGGAAATCTACCATATCGCCAATTAATAAAACCACGATTCTTGGACCATCTATCAATAGAAACGATCCACGACAACAGCATTATCCAACTAACAATTATCCGCAACAACCAGGTTATCAACACCCTTACTACGTTCCAGGTCATTATTAA